Proteins from a single region of Mus pahari chromosome 2, PAHARI_EIJ_v1.1, whole genome shotgun sequence:
- the Rep15 gene encoding rab15 effector protein — translation MGQKASQQVAPKVSQEVLLMCEVVGAAISHAAQKLKEYLVFEYPLSRLCLAASSLTEIFLVHFVTFCQERGADEWLTTTKMTKHQAWLFGADWIWTFWGPDKQIRLQVAVQTLRMASLPLTDPKSCESRGEESWKKGRFDKLEEFCNLVGEDCLGLFIIFGVPGEPKAIRGVVLESVRNRMVESQLPGRKAVEQFVLETEDCVSIKELLGNCLSKRDGLSGMGRVYIRIL, via the coding sequence ATGGGGCAAAAGGCCTCACAGCAGGTGGCTCCGAAGGTCAGCCAGGAGGTTCTCCTCATGTGTGAGGTGGTCGGTGCGGCTATTTCCCACGCAGCGCAGAAGCTGAAGGAGTACCTTGTGTTTGAGTATCCGCTGAGCAGACTCTGCCTTGCAGCGAGTTCACTGACTGAGATCTTCCTCGTCCACTTTGTTACCTTCTGCCAGGAAAGGGGAGCGGATGAGTGGCTCACCACCACCAAGATGACCAAGCATCAGGCCTGGCTCTTTGGAGCAGACTGGATTTGGACCTTCTGGGGACCTGATAAGCAAATACGGCTTCAGGTGGCAGTGCAGACCCTGAGGATGGCTTCGCTCCCTCTGACGGACCCAAAATCCTGTGAGTCAAGGGGAGAAGAGTCTTGGAAAAAAGGCAGATTTGACAAGCTGGAAGAGTTCTGTAACTTGGTAGGAGAGGACTGTCTGGGTCTGTTTATCATCTTTGGTGTGCCTGGAGAACCTAAGGCCATCAGAGGCGTTGTCCTGGAGAGCGTCAGAAACAGGATGGTGGAGAGCCAGCTGCCAGGGCGCAAGGCTGTGGAGCAGTTTGTGCTGGAAACAGAGGATTGTGTCTCCATCAAAGAGCTGCTGGGGAACTGTCTGAGTAAAAGAGATGGGCTGAGTGGCATGGGCAGGGTTTACATCCGCATCCTCTAA